Proteins from a genomic interval of Andreesenia angusta:
- a CDS encoding recombinase family protein yields MIYGYARVSTRGQASDGNSLDSQEKQLRENGAMEIIRESYTGTKKSRPELDKLLERLEEGDMLIVTKLDRIARSTLQGTELIKELLEKGVRVNILNMGILDNTPASKLIRTIFFAFAEFERDMIVERTQEGKAIAKQNPNFREGRPKKFTQTQLDHALSLLDNGHSYRQVEKDTRISKSTLIREVRRRRSEESLQ; encoded by the coding sequence ATGATTTACGGATATGCAAGGGTCAGCACAAGAGGTCAGGCTTCAGACGGAAACAGTCTGGATAGCCAGGAAAAGCAGCTACGGGAAAATGGAGCTATGGAGATAATAAGGGAAAGCTACACTGGAACAAAGAAGAGCAGGCCGGAGCTGGACAAGCTGCTGGAAAGACTAGAAGAAGGCGACATGCTAATAGTCACAAAGCTAGATAGGATAGCTAGATCCACTCTACAGGGTACAGAGCTTATAAAGGAGCTGCTGGAGAAGGGAGTAAGGGTCAACATCCTCAATATGGGCATACTCGACAACACGCCTGCCTCAAAGCTTATAAGGACCATCTTCTTTGCGTTTGCAGAGTTCGAAAGGGATATGATAGTAGAGAGGACCCAGGAAGGGAAAGCAATAGCCAAGCAGAACCCCAACTTCAGGGAAGGCCGACCTAAAAAATTCACTCAGACCCAGCTGGACCATGCATTGTCTCTTCTGGATAACGGCCATAGCTACAGACAGGTAGAGAAAGATACCAGGATAAGCAAGAGCACGCTTATAAGGGAAGTCAGGCGAAGAAGATCTGAGGAAAGCTTGCAATAG